The Plutella xylostella chromosome 9, ilPluXylo3.1, whole genome shotgun sequence genome has a segment encoding these proteins:
- the LOC125488944 gene encoding uncharacterized protein LOC125488944: MSKIILIPREFSGVIPTFNGDGKLLRTFLTKCEYVINAYKGDNNPEQELYLYHLITSKLVDKAAVLISERQDIESWQQLKEILTQSFGDKRSEECIAIELETLKINPQEDFSSFYSRIQHIKSALIAKVNLLEDQQLRKSKVTIYENLAKNVFLYNLPEDLIRIVRLKDCNSIESALSIVLEEVNFKFQYQSRNNMLKNATPTSKPPQLTSFNNQNSFRPPAFLQQGFRPLVPQNNQFKFGIPQNQPYVRPNFQPTGYRPNFQPTGYRPNFQPTGYRPNLPQNQFKFGIPNQNLQRPQFKFGIPNQQFHPYKSNNAVTTDVSMRTAPVKQFSKPTNMNQLFYNELPYEPELEQNQPENYDDNVYYPEYAQEEPAYNDEYYNEIPPMSNQEIETETENENFQEEASPTNPKR, translated from the coding sequence ATgtctaaaataattttaatacccCGCGAATTTTCTGGAGTAATACCCACCTTCAATGGTGACGGGAAGTTACTAAGGACATTTCTCACGAAATGCGAATATGTTATCAATGCATATAAAGGAGATAACAACCCCGAACAGGAGCTCTACCTGTACCATCTAATTACGAGCAAACTAGTTGACAAAGCCGCTGTTCTTATCAGCGAAAGACAGGATATAGAGTCATGGCAACAGCTAAAAGAAATTTTGACACAAAGCTTCGGTGATAAACGCTCAGAAGAGTGTATAGCCATCGAATTGGAAACGTTAAAAATTAACCCACAAGAAGACTTTTCTAGCTTTTACAGTAGAATACAACACATTAAAAGCGCTTTAATAGCCAAGGTCAACCTTTTGGAAGACCAACAACTaagaaaaagtaaagtaaCAATATATGAGAATCTTGCCAAAAATGTTTTCCTCTATAACTTGCCTGAGGATTTAATACGGATTGTACGGTTGAAAGACTGTAATTCGATTGAAAGTGCCCTCAGCATCGTATTGGAAGAGGTAAACTTCAAATTCCAATATCAATCTAGAAACAATATGTTAAAGAATGCAACCCCCACGTCAAAACCCCCTCAGTTAACATCATTTAACAACCAGAATTCTTTCAGACCACCAGCATTCCTTCAGCAAGGCTTCAGACCTCTTGTTCCACAAAATAACCAATTTAAATTTGGCATCCCCCAAAATCAACCCTATGTTAGACCCAACTTCCAGCCTACAGGCTACAGACCGAATTTCCAGCCTACAGGCTACAGGCCCAATTTTCAGCCAACTGGTTACAGGCCCAACTTACCCCAAAATCAATTTAAGTTCGGCATCCCCAACCAAAACTTGCAAAGACCACAGtttaaatttggaattccCAACCAACAGTTTCACCCCTATAAATCCAACAATGCAGTGACGACTGACGTATCCATGAGAACAGCCCCTGTAAAGCAATTTTCAAAACCAACCAATATGAACCAACTCTTTTATAACGAGTTGCCATACGAACCAGAATTAGAGCAAAATCAACCTGAAAACTATGACGATAATGTCTATTATCCTGAGTACGCTCAAGAAGAACCCGCGTACAATGACGAATACTACAATGAAATCCCACCTATGTCTAATCAGGAAATAGagactgaaactgaaaatgaaaattttcaggaAGAAGCCTCCCCAACCAACCCGAAGagataa